In Rattus rattus isolate New Zealand chromosome 9, Rrattus_CSIRO_v1, whole genome shotgun sequence, a genomic segment contains:
- the Eif1 gene encoding eukaryotic translation initiation factor 1 — protein MSAIQNLHSFDPFADASKGDDLLPAGTEDYIHIRIQQRNGRKTLTTVQGIADDYDKKKLVKAFKKKFACNGTVIEHPEYGEVIQLQGDQRKNICQFLIEIGLAKDDQLKVHGF, from the exons ATGTCCGCTATCCAGAACCTCCACTCTTTCG ACCCCTTTGCTGATGCAAGTAAGGGTGATGACCTGCTTCCTGCTGGCACTGAGGATTATATCCATATAAGAATTCAACAGAGAAACGGCAGGAAGACCCTTACAACTGTCCAAGGGATCGCTGATGATTACGATAAAAAGAAACTAGTGAAGGCGTTTAAGAAG AAATTTGCCTGCAATGGTACTGTAATTGAGCATCCAGAATATGGAGAAGTAATTCAGCTACAGGGTGACCAGCGCAAGAACATATGCCAGTTCCTGATAGAG ATTGGACTGGCTAAGGACGATCAGCTGAAGGTTCATGGGTTTTAA